Proteins encoded together in one Eublepharis macularius isolate TG4126 chromosome 2, MPM_Emac_v1.0, whole genome shotgun sequence window:
- the PTGER2 gene encoding prostaglandin E2 receptor EP2 subtype, whose amino-acid sequence MGEAGGGCEARERLPPGESPAISAVMFAAGVLGNLTALALLLRARRRRRARRERLAPFHVLVLALVLTDLLGTCLTSPVVLAAYGRGRALVALAPGGRLCRYFAFAMSFFGLATVGSLGAMALERSLALGAPYLYRRLLSGRRAALPLAALPALYALAAAVCALPLLGFGRYVQYCPGTWCFIQTRFAGAPSADGGAAAFSLLYASLLLLLILAVLLCNLSAIRSLLRMHRRGQHARRPAAASLAPPPGQSLEGGRKPLSMAEELDHLILLAIMTIIFAVCSLPFTIRAFLNRFTGDGDYKEDLRALRFLSINSIIDPWVFAILRPPVLRLIRSVLHCRMPRKPRRSSRDIASIAKTEPSTQITVCRE is encoded by the exons ATGGGCGAGGCGGGCGGCGGCTGCGAGGCGCGGGAGCGGCTGCCGCCGGGCGAGAGCCCGGCCATCTCGGCGGTGATGTTCGCGGCGGGCGTGCTGGGCAACCTGACGGCGCTGGCGCTGCTGCTGCGGGCGCGGCGTCGGCGGCGGGCGCGGCGGGAGCGGCTGGCGCCCTTCCACGTGCTGGTGCTGGCGCTGGTGCTGACCGACCTGCTGGGCACCTGCCTGACCAGCCCGGTGGTGCTGGCGGCCTACGGGCGCGGGCGGGCGCTGGTGGCGCTGGCGCCCGGCGGCCGCCTGTGCCGCTACTTCGCCTTCGCCATGAGCTTCTTCGGCCTGGCCACGGTGGGCAGCCTGGGCGCCATGGCGCTGGAGCGCAGCCTGGCCCTGGGCGCGCCCTACCTCTACCGGCGCCTGCTGAGCGGCCGCCGCGCCGCGCTGCCGCTGGCCGCCCTGCCCGCCCTCTACGCGCTGGCCGCCGCCGTCTGCGCCCTGCCGCTGCTCGGCTTCGGCCGCTACGTGCAGTACTGCCCCGGCACGTGGTGCTTCATCCAGACGCGCTTCGCGGGCGCGCCCTCGGCGGACGGGGGCGCCGCCGCCTTCTCGCTGCTCTACgcctcgctgctgctgctgctcatcctGGCCGTGCTGCTGTGCAACCTCAGCGCCATCCGCAGCCTGCTCCGCATGCACCGGCGCGGCCAGCACGCCCGCCGCCCGGCCGCCGCCTCCCTGGCCCCGCCGCCCGGCCAGAGCCTCGAGGGCGGCAGGAAGCCCCTGTCCATGGCCGAGGAGCTGGACCACCTCATCCTGCTGGCGATCATGACCATCATCTTCGCCGTCTGCTCGCTGCCCTTCACG ATCCGTGCCTTCCTGAACAGATTCACTGGAGACGGGGATTATAAGGAAGACCTTCGGGCGTTGCGCTTCCTGTCCATCAACTCCATCATCGATCCCTGGGTTTTCGCCATCCTCCGGCCTCCCGTCTTGCGGCTCATACGATCCGTGCTCCATTGTCGGATGCCTCGGAAGCCACGAAGGAGCAGCAGGGACATAGCTTCCATTGCCAAGACAGAACCCAGCACACAGATTACCGTTTGTAGAGAGTAG